Proteins encoded together in one Xyrauchen texanus isolate HMW12.3.18 chromosome 50, RBS_HiC_50CHRs, whole genome shotgun sequence window:
- the LOC127640877 gene encoding aquaporin-12-like — MSGLNTSLAYFLTVVGASAVGRVLFTRLKQRWSFLTEFIAAFALAACRLEVATISEVGQWAGALGPDVAFTILFLALVIHGIIMQGVSGNPAVTITAHLQKEIGVVAAVLSVASQFLGAYLALLVAGKYWEMELTDMHMIKNLMMAECSTSLRATLVQGAFAEAICAMTFYLVHVVLKNRTQLLRIPILAFLLTFFAYAGNNYTSGYVNPSLAFALTFTCPGHTFLEYAVVYWLGPLVGMILALFLYLGNIPLLFNRNLLYSKKARFRVPKGKNSDDIKTN; from the exons ATGTCAGGGCTTAACACTTCTCTGGCCTACTTCTTAACTGTGGTAGGAGCGAGTGCAGTCGGAAGGGTGCTGTTCACACGCTTGAAACAGCGGTGGAGTTTCCTAACAGAATTCATTGCTGCATTTGCGCTTGCTGCCTGTAGACTAGAAGTGGCGACTATTTCAGAGGTTGGTCAATGGGCTGGTGCACTAGGGCCAGATGTGGCCTTCACAATACTTTTCCTAGCTTTAGTCATCCATGGTATAATCATGCAAGGTGTGAGTGGCAATCCAGCTGTGACCATAACGGCACACCTCCAGAAAGAAATTGGTGTTGTTGCAGCAGTTCTTAGCGTTGCGTCACAGTTTCTTGGTGCATATCTTGCCCTATTAGTTGCTGGTAAATACTGGGAGATGGAGCTGACAGACATGCATATGATCAAGAATCTGATGATGGCAGAGTGCAGTACTTCTTTGAGAGCCACACTGGTACAAGGAGCCTTTGCGGAAGCTATTTGTGCAATGACTTTTTACCTCGTTCATGTCGTTCTAAAAAACAGGACACAGCTGCTGAGAATTCCCATCTTGGCTTTTTTGCTAACTTTCTTCGCCTATGCAG GAAATAACTACACCTCTGGATATGTGAATCCATCCCTCGCTTTTGCGCTCACATTCACTTGTCCTGGACATACCTTCTTGGAATATGCTGTTGTCTACTGGCTCGGGCCTCTTGTTG gtATGATTCTTGCACTGTTCCTGTATTTGGGCAATATTCCATTGTTGTTCAACAGGAATCTACTTTACTCCAAGAAGGCACGTTTCCGGGTGCCAAAGGGGAAAAATTCTGATGATATTAAGACCAACTGA
- the LOC127640875 gene encoding serine/threonine-protein kinase PAK 2-like isoform X1 → MCDNGDLEDKPPAPPVRMSSTIFSGGGKDHTLSGNHSTKPLPSVPEERKPRNKIISIFSGAEKGGRRKDRDKERPEISPPSDFEHTIHVGFDAVTGEFTGMPEQWARLLQTSNITKSEQKKNPQAVLDVLKFYDSTGNGRQKYLSFSSEKDGFPSGEQSPVKKTPESSSPIKTVDDDEEDDDEETPPPVVAPRPEHTKSMLTRPSVIDPIPPPMTSPDSEVASKAADRQRPKKGKMTDEEIMDKLRTIVSIGDPKKKYTRYEKIGQGASGTVFTAIDVATGQEVAIKQINLQKQPKKELIINEILVMKELKNPNIVNFVDSFLDGEELFVVMEYLAGGSLTDVVTETCMDEAQIAAVCRECLQALEFLHANQVIHRDIKSDNVLLGMDGSVKLTDFGFCAQITPEQSKRSTMVGTPYWMAPEVVTRKAYGPKVDIWSLGIMAIEMVEGEPPYLNENPLRALYLIATNGTPELQSPEKLSPIFRDFLSRCLEMDVDKRGGSKELLQHPFLKLAKPLSSLTPLILAAKDAMKNNR, encoded by the exons ATGTGTGATAATGGGGATCTGGAGGACAAGCCGCCAGCTCCGCCTGTCAGGATGAGTAGCACAATCTTCAGCGGTGGTGGGAAGGACCACACACTCTCTGGCAATCACAGCACCAAGCCCCTCCCTTCGGTCCCAGAGGAGCGCAAACCTCGGAATAAAATCATCTCCATCTTCTCAGGAGCCGAGAAGG GTGGTCGAAGGAAAGACAGAGATAAAGAAAGACCGGAGATCTCACCGCCATCAGATTTCGAGCACACAATCCATGTGGGATTTGATGCGGTCACGGGGGAGTTTACG GGGATGCCAGAGCAGTGGGCGAGGTTACTGCAGACCTCCAACATCACCAAGTCTGAGCAGAAGAAGAACCCGCAAGCCGTTCTAGATGTCCTCAAGTTCTACGACTCCACGGGGAACGGCAGGCAGAAGTACCTCAGCTTCTCCTCAG AGAAGGATGGATTTCCCTCTGGTGAACAATCG CCTGTCAAAAAAACACCAGAGTCTTCATCTCCAATCAAAACCGTTGATGACGATGAGGAAGATGACGACGAGGAGACACCACCGCCTGTTGTTGCACCTCGACCAGAACACACCAAGAGT atGTTGACTCGACCATCTGTCATCGACCCCATCCCTCCCCCCATGACCTCTCCGGACAGTGAGGTTGCATCGAAGGCTGCCGACCGACAGAGACCCAAAAAGGGCAAAATGACCGACGAGGAGATCATGGACAAGCTGA GAACCATAGTCAGTATTGGggatccaaaaaaaaaatatacacgaTACGAGAAGATCGGACAAGG AGCTTCAGGAACAGTGTTCACTGCCATCGATGTTGCCACTGGACAGGAG GTGGCCATTAAACAGATCAACCTGCAAAAACAGCCCAAGAAAGAGCTCATTATCAATGAAATACTTGTCATGAAGGAGCTAAAGAATCCAAACATCGTAAACTTCGTAGACAG TTTTCTGGATGGGGAGGAGCTTTTCGTAGTGATGGAATACTTGGCTGGCGGTTCGCTTACAGATGTGGTAACTGAGACATGTATGGACGAGGCCCAGATTGCTGCTGTATGTCGAGAG TGTTTGCAAGCACTGGAATTTCTGCACGCTAATCAAGTCATTCATCGAGACATCAAGAGTGACAACGTGCTTCTGGGAATGGATGGATCTGTCAAGCTCA CGGACTTTGGATTCTGTGCTCAGATCACCCCTGAACAGAGTAAGAGAAGCACAATGGTGGGTACGCCATATTGGATGGCTCCAGAAGTCGTGACACGCAAAGCCTACGGACCCAAAGTCGACATCTGGTCCCTGGGCATCATGGCTATTGAGATGGTGGAGGGAGAACCACCGTACCTCAATGAGAATCCACTGAGG GCGCTCTATCTGATTGCCACCAATGGAACTCCAGAATTGCAGAGTCCTGAAAAGCTGTCGCCGATTTTCCGAGACTTCCTAAGTCGCTGTCTGGAAATGGACGTAGATAAGAGGGGTGGAAGCAAAGAGCTTTTGCAG CATCCCTTCCTGAAGCTGGCCAAACCTCTCTCGAGTCTCACTCCTCTGATTTTGGCTGCGAAGGATGCCATGAAGAACAACCGTTAG
- the LOC127640875 gene encoding serine/threonine-protein kinase PAK 2-like isoform X2 — protein MSSTIFSGGGKDHTLSGNHSTKPLPSVPEERKPRNKIISIFSGAEKGGRRKDRDKERPEISPPSDFEHTIHVGFDAVTGEFTGMPEQWARLLQTSNITKSEQKKNPQAVLDVLKFYDSTGNGRQKYLSFSSEKDGFPSGEQSPVKKTPESSSPIKTVDDDEEDDDEETPPPVVAPRPEHTKSMLTRPSVIDPIPPPMTSPDSEVASKAADRQRPKKGKMTDEEIMDKLRTIVSIGDPKKKYTRYEKIGQGASGTVFTAIDVATGQEVAIKQINLQKQPKKELIINEILVMKELKNPNIVNFVDSFLDGEELFVVMEYLAGGSLTDVVTETCMDEAQIAAVCRECLQALEFLHANQVIHRDIKSDNVLLGMDGSVKLTDFGFCAQITPEQSKRSTMVGTPYWMAPEVVTRKAYGPKVDIWSLGIMAIEMVEGEPPYLNENPLRALYLIATNGTPELQSPEKLSPIFRDFLSRCLEMDVDKRGGSKELLQHPFLKLAKPLSSLTPLILAAKDAMKNNR, from the exons ATGAGTAGCACAATCTTCAGCGGTGGTGGGAAGGACCACACACTCTCTGGCAATCACAGCACCAAGCCCCTCCCTTCGGTCCCAGAGGAGCGCAAACCTCGGAATAAAATCATCTCCATCTTCTCAGGAGCCGAGAAGG GTGGTCGAAGGAAAGACAGAGATAAAGAAAGACCGGAGATCTCACCGCCATCAGATTTCGAGCACACAATCCATGTGGGATTTGATGCGGTCACGGGGGAGTTTACG GGGATGCCAGAGCAGTGGGCGAGGTTACTGCAGACCTCCAACATCACCAAGTCTGAGCAGAAGAAGAACCCGCAAGCCGTTCTAGATGTCCTCAAGTTCTACGACTCCACGGGGAACGGCAGGCAGAAGTACCTCAGCTTCTCCTCAG AGAAGGATGGATTTCCCTCTGGTGAACAATCG CCTGTCAAAAAAACACCAGAGTCTTCATCTCCAATCAAAACCGTTGATGACGATGAGGAAGATGACGACGAGGAGACACCACCGCCTGTTGTTGCACCTCGACCAGAACACACCAAGAGT atGTTGACTCGACCATCTGTCATCGACCCCATCCCTCCCCCCATGACCTCTCCGGACAGTGAGGTTGCATCGAAGGCTGCCGACCGACAGAGACCCAAAAAGGGCAAAATGACCGACGAGGAGATCATGGACAAGCTGA GAACCATAGTCAGTATTGGggatccaaaaaaaaaatatacacgaTACGAGAAGATCGGACAAGG AGCTTCAGGAACAGTGTTCACTGCCATCGATGTTGCCACTGGACAGGAG GTGGCCATTAAACAGATCAACCTGCAAAAACAGCCCAAGAAAGAGCTCATTATCAATGAAATACTTGTCATGAAGGAGCTAAAGAATCCAAACATCGTAAACTTCGTAGACAG TTTTCTGGATGGGGAGGAGCTTTTCGTAGTGATGGAATACTTGGCTGGCGGTTCGCTTACAGATGTGGTAACTGAGACATGTATGGACGAGGCCCAGATTGCTGCTGTATGTCGAGAG TGTTTGCAAGCACTGGAATTTCTGCACGCTAATCAAGTCATTCATCGAGACATCAAGAGTGACAACGTGCTTCTGGGAATGGATGGATCTGTCAAGCTCA CGGACTTTGGATTCTGTGCTCAGATCACCCCTGAACAGAGTAAGAGAAGCACAATGGTGGGTACGCCATATTGGATGGCTCCAGAAGTCGTGACACGCAAAGCCTACGGACCCAAAGTCGACATCTGGTCCCTGGGCATCATGGCTATTGAGATGGTGGAGGGAGAACCACCGTACCTCAATGAGAATCCACTGAGG GCGCTCTATCTGATTGCCACCAATGGAACTCCAGAATTGCAGAGTCCTGAAAAGCTGTCGCCGATTTTCCGAGACTTCCTAAGTCGCTGTCTGGAAATGGACGTAGATAAGAGGGGTGGAAGCAAAGAGCTTTTGCAG CATCCCTTCCTGAAGCTGGCCAAACCTCTCTCGAGTCTCACTCCTCTGATTTTGGCTGCGAAGGATGCCATGAAGAACAACCGTTAG
- the LOC127640880 gene encoding inhibitor of growth protein 5-like, with protein sequence MATAIYLEHYLDSIENLPCELQRNFTLMRELDNRSEEKKGEIDKLAEEYITNIRNLAPDQRVEHLQKIQSGFSKCKEYSDDKVQLAMQTYEMVDKHIRRLDADLARFENELKEKLDVSGYESPDNRKPKKSGGRGGLKEKRGPKGRGRKCSDDDSLRKKKMKSSPEFSEAILPVHPSDVLDMPVDPNEPTYCLCHQVSYGEMIGCDNPDCPIEWFHFACVDLTTKPKGKWFCPRCTQDRKKK encoded by the exons ATGGCGACAGCGATATATCTCGAACATTATCTTGATA GCATTGAAAACCTGCCCTGTGAACTCCAGAGAAACTTCACACTCATGCGAGAGCTTGACAACAGATCGGAGG AAAAGAAAGGTGAAATCGATAAGCTTGCTGAAGAGTATATCACCAACATCCGAAATCTGGCCCCAGATCAGAGAGTAGAGCACCTGCAGAAGATTCAGAGCGGCTTCAGCAAATGCAAAGAATACAGTGATGACAAAGTGCAACTTGCCATGCAGACGTATGAGATG GTGGACAAACACATCCGCAGACTCGATGCTGATCTCGCACGATTTGAGAATGAGTTGAAGGAAAAGTTAGACGTCAGCGGCTACGAAAGCCCAGACAACAGAAAGCCCAAGA AGTCAGGTGGTAGAGGAGGCCTGAAGGAAAAACGAGGCCCCAAaggaagaggaagaaaatgtTCGGATGACGACTCGCTtcgaaaaaagaaaatgaaaagcag CCCTGAGTTCTCTGAAGCCATCCTTCCAGTTCACCCGTCAGACGTCTTGGACATGCCAGTGGACCCCAATGAACCCACATACTGCCTCTGTCACCAAGTGTCATATGGAGAAATGATTGGATGTGACAACCCTGAT TGTCCTATCGAGTGGTTTCACTTCGCCTGTGTTGATCTAACGACAAAACCCAAAGGGAAATG GTTCTGTCCACGATGCACCCAAGACCGAAAAAAAAAATGA